The Metabacillus litoralis genome contains a region encoding:
- a CDS encoding spore coat protein — protein MMNFAAHELLETQEALRVKIAEIEQHGAFANQCHDQTLAGILRNHQQRMIQAYQQGLNLLQGRGNNMAYHNPDFQGHYSTTGMQNQVPLGVPMPNTKTLSDQTIATLVLNAHKTGSVMSMVWANECVDPAIRHYHVQGALLCQEMAYDIWSWMNQNGYYQPPRFPQSQMTQMASMFQPMTNIDMQNRINNTGNFSY, from the coding sequence ATGATGAACTTTGCTGCACATGAACTGTTAGAGACACAAGAAGCACTACGAGTAAAGATTGCTGAAATTGAACAGCATGGTGCTTTTGCAAATCAATGTCATGATCAAACACTAGCTGGCATTTTAAGAAATCATCAACAAAGAATGATTCAAGCATATCAGCAGGGCCTTAACCTTCTACAGGGTAGAGGTAATAATATGGCATATCATAATCCTGATTTCCAAGGACATTACTCCACTACCGGTATGCAAAATCAAGTTCCACTTGGTGTTCCAATGCCAAATACAAAAACATTATCGGATCAAACGATCGCAACACTTGTTTTAAATGCACATAAAACAGGCTCTGTTATGAGTATGGTTTGGGCAAATGAATGTGTTGATCCAGCTATCAGACATTACCATGTACAGGGAGCACTTTTATGTCAGGAAATGGCCTACGACATTTGGAGCTGGATGAATCAAAATGGTTACTATCAACCACCAAGATTCCCTCAATCTCAAATGACACAAATGGCATCAATGTTTCAACCAATGACTAACATTGATATGCAAAATCGCATAAATAATACTGGTAACTTTTCATACTAG
- a CDS encoding YetF domain-containing protein, which translates to MSVLELGLRVLLSFATMLLMTRIMGRKEVSQMTFFNFVSGIAIGSIGANLAVSNNLSIRNGVLALVGWGIITILMDLIDIKSKKARYVIEGEPIIVVKDGQIMEKTLRKVRLDVDALNAMLRQKNVYSLADVEYAIFETDGKLSVVKKQNKQTITKGDLNIESSTKQIYPLPTNVISDGKVNYQNLSKLNLNEEWLNQQLTSKGINSVSEVFYAEVNKDGTLYIDNRNDTVH; encoded by the coding sequence ATGTCAGTACTGGAATTAGGACTTAGAGTTTTACTTTCATTTGCAACAATGTTATTAATGACACGAATTATGGGTAGAAAAGAAGTTAGTCAAATGACATTTTTTAACTTTGTCTCAGGGATCGCAATTGGCTCGATTGGAGCCAACCTAGCTGTGAGTAATAATTTAAGTATACGAAATGGAGTACTTGCATTGGTTGGATGGGGTATTATAACTATTTTGATGGACTTAATTGATATCAAGTCTAAAAAAGCACGTTATGTTATTGAAGGAGAACCGATTATCGTTGTCAAGGATGGACAGATTATGGAAAAAACACTTAGAAAGGTTCGTCTAGATGTTGATGCTTTAAATGCAATGCTTAGGCAGAAAAATGTTTACTCGTTAGCTGATGTTGAATACGCGATCTTTGAAACCGACGGTAAACTTTCTGTTGTTAAAAAACAAAATAAACAAACAATTACTAAAGGTGATTTGAATATCGAGAGTAGCACGAAACAAATTTATCCACTCCCAACAAATGTAATATCAGATGGTAAAGTGAATTATCAAAATCTTTCTAAGTTAAATTTAAACGAGGAATGGTTAAACCAGCAGTTAACTAGCAAAGGAATCAATTCTGTATCAGAAGTTTTTTATGCTGAAGTAAATAAAGATGGAACATTATATATTGACAATAGAAATGATACTGTCCATTAG
- a CDS encoding oxidoreductase: MTNTSILFENINIGTTTLSNRVGLAPMTRTSATPEGLATDQMASYYTSFARGGFGFIITEGIYPDDKYSQGYLNQPGIINDEQEQAWKKVVDSVHQEGAKIIGQLMHAGALSQGNRFVTDTIAPSSVQPKGEQMEFYGGKGPFKMPNEATKEDITNVIDGFVQAAKHAKSAGFDGVEIHGANGYILDQFLTEYTNKRTDEYGGSTENRVRLLVEVSKSVREAVGADFIVGIRISQGKVNDYTHKWDDKEKGAEIIFGQLGNAGLDYIHVTEYEAWQPAFPEGEGTSATDSAFGDGGPSLAALAKKYASLPVIANGHLEEPAKASSIIEKGHADLITLGKAALANHDWVNKVKNGEAIEDFQPEKMLSPDAKIKEFEA, encoded by the coding sequence ATGACAAATACAAGTATCTTATTTGAGAACATAAACATTGGTACAACAACGTTAAGTAATCGAGTGGGACTTGCCCCAATGACACGTACAAGCGCTACCCCTGAGGGACTTGCAACAGACCAAATGGCATCTTACTATACATCGTTTGCCCGAGGAGGCTTTGGTTTCATCATTACAGAAGGGATCTATCCTGATGATAAATACAGTCAAGGTTATTTGAATCAACCTGGTATTATAAATGATGAACAAGAGCAAGCGTGGAAGAAGGTAGTGGATTCTGTTCATCAAGAAGGAGCAAAAATAATTGGTCAGCTTATGCATGCTGGTGCTTTATCACAAGGAAATCGTTTTGTAACAGATACGATCGCCCCATCATCTGTTCAACCAAAAGGGGAACAGATGGAATTCTATGGAGGCAAAGGACCCTTCAAGATGCCGAACGAAGCAACGAAAGAAGATATCACCAATGTGATCGATGGTTTCGTACAAGCAGCAAAACATGCAAAATCCGCCGGGTTTGACGGTGTTGAAATACATGGTGCCAATGGGTACATACTTGATCAATTTCTAACTGAATATACAAATAAACGTACCGATGAATACGGAGGATCAACAGAAAATCGTGTTCGGTTATTAGTAGAAGTATCTAAGTCCGTCCGAGAAGCGGTAGGAGCTGACTTTATTGTTGGTATTCGTATTTCACAAGGTAAAGTAAATGATTACACACATAAGTGGGATGATAAAGAAAAAGGGGCAGAAATCATCTTTGGTCAGCTTGGTAATGCAGGACTAGACTATATTCATGTCACAGAATATGAAGCTTGGCAACCAGCGTTTCCTGAAGGAGAAGGAACGTCTGCAACAGACTCTGCATTTGGAGATGGCGGGCCTTCACTTGCTGCTCTAGCGAAAAAATATGCATCTCTTCCCGTCATCGCAAATGGTCATTTAGAAGAGCCAGCCAAAGCTAGTTCAATCATCGAAAAAGGTCACGCCGATCTTATTACTCTTGGAAAAGCAGCGCTTGCAAACCATGACTGGGTAAACAAAGTAAAGAATGGAGAAGCAATAGAAGATTTCCAACCTGAAAAAATGTTAAGCCCAGACGCGAAAATAAAGGAATTTGAAGCTTAA
- a CDS encoding biofilm-forming protein, whose product MTKKGIQNSSIEQLKNDHETETAFKVDDPKKHNGNSKRSNKI is encoded by the coding sequence ATGACTAAAAAGGGAATTCAGAACTCTAGTATTGAACAATTGAAGAATGATCACGAGACAGAAACAGCTTTTAAAGTAGATGACCCCAAAAAACATAATGGCAATTCAAAAAGATCAAACAAGATTTAA
- a CDS encoding tyrosine-type recombinase/integrase translates to MTNKEKQTIITEFSKWQKEQGKADSTIKTYVCVLEKFQTWLDEHNKELEQISKNDVQLYMDHLEELQRNAGTIEKYLAAISVFSRFLGRPEIIVDIQCVEKVKDNEVPESLNEHEEKLLLSAVKSDRNLRNIAIVYTLLYTGIRISELCALNVSDIKINEEERLLLIRDINGEVERTVPLSQEVSIHLSNYIESLKTANEALIVSSVNKRITTRAVQYMLQKYDVHPHKLRHTFCQKLVDKGIDIHTVAKLAGHKDVNVTKRYTNNVVTNLEEAIDQAFS, encoded by the coding sequence ATGACAAACAAAGAGAAACAAACAATTATAACGGAGTTTTCTAAATGGCAAAAAGAACAAGGTAAAGCTGACTCTACCATAAAGACTTACGTATGTGTTCTTGAGAAATTTCAAACATGGTTAGATGAACATAATAAAGAACTTGAACAGATCTCTAAGAATGACGTTCAATTATATATGGATCATTTAGAAGAACTACAAAGAAATGCAGGAACAATTGAAAAATATCTTGCAGCTATAAGCGTGTTTTCTCGTTTTTTAGGAAGACCTGAAATTATTGTTGATATTCAATGTGTAGAAAAGGTAAAGGATAATGAGGTACCTGAGTCCCTTAATGAACATGAAGAAAAGCTATTGTTATCGGCCGTGAAATCTGATCGAAATCTTAGGAACATAGCTATTGTTTATACTCTTTTATACACGGGAATTCGTATTTCAGAACTATGTGCATTAAATGTATCAGATATAAAGATTAATGAAGAAGAAAGACTTCTCCTTATAAGAGATATTAATGGTGAAGTTGAACGAACTGTTCCACTTTCACAAGAAGTTAGTATACACCTAAGTAATTATATAGAATCTCTTAAAACAGCGAATGAAGCATTAATTGTCTCGAGTGTTAACAAAAGAATAACTACTAGAGCTGTACAATATATGTTACAGAAATATGATGTTCATCCTCACAAATTACGCCATACATTTTGTCAGAAGTTAGTTGATAAAGGTATTGATATTCATACAGTAGCGAAATTGGCTGGTCATAAAGATGTTAATGTAACAAAACGTTATACAAATAACGTAGTAACAAACCTAGAAGAGGCAATTGATCAAGCTTTTTCTTAA
- a CDS encoding DUF3231 family protein — protein MVNKEIKITLTAGELGQLWAQYLNDSASICVLTYFLEKVDDHEIRPIIEYALESSKSHIQKVTAILTNEKVEFLMAFVFKMIQI, from the coding sequence ATGGTTAACAAGGAAATCAAAATTACACTTACTGCTGGTGAGTTGGGTCAACTATGGGCGCAATATTTAAATGATAGTGCTAGTATTTGCGTTCTCACCTATTTTTTGGAAAAAGTTGATGATCATGAAATTCGACCAATAATTGAATATGCTTTAGAATCTTCTAAATCTCATATTCAAAAAGTTACAGCTATATTAACAAATGAAAAAGTAGAGTTCCTAATGGCTTTTGTATTTAAAATGATACAGATTTAA
- a CDS encoding DUF3231 family protein encodes MNQMSKVGLTLYGAAVSSAARNDIKDYFINCLEETIELNKSSTDLLLSKGLFVRAPSIPYLEEVEFVKKQGFMLDVFGEKRPLVASEIDNLFNNLQRNSLGVATLQGFSQVSQNKEVKQFFLKGLEIGNKHLKLFRGKLEESKLPAPMSWDAEVTTSTSHTFSDRLMMYFTSGLIAMSVGYYGTGASQSPRGDIPSMYNRLSLEIQLYAEDGANIMIKNGWLEQPPMAADRDELIRGESK; translated from the coding sequence ATCAACCAAATGTCTAAGGTCGGACTTACTTTATATGGTGCTGCTGTATCATCAGCTGCTAGAAATGACATTAAAGATTATTTCATTAACTGTCTTGAAGAAACAATCGAATTAAATAAAAGTTCAACTGACCTATTATTGTCAAAAGGATTATTTGTAAGAGCCCCTAGTATACCTTATCTAGAAGAGGTTGAATTCGTGAAAAAGCAAGGGTTTATGTTAGATGTGTTTGGGGAGAAAAGACCGTTAGTGGCATCTGAGATCGATAACCTATTTAATAATCTCCAAAGAAATTCGTTGGGAGTTGCAACGCTTCAAGGCTTTAGTCAGGTTTCGCAAAATAAAGAAGTAAAACAATTTTTTTTAAAAGGATTAGAAATTGGGAATAAACATCTTAAACTATTTAGGGGGAAATTAGAAGAAAGCAAACTTCCTGCTCCAATGTCCTGGGATGCAGAAGTAACAACTAGTACATCACATACATTTTCTGATCGCCTTATGATGTACTTTACATCTGGTTTAATTGCGATGAGTGTTGGATATTATGGAACCGGTGCTAGTCAAAGTCCTAGAGGAGACATTCCTTCCATGTATAACAGGCTATCCTTAGAAATTCAATTGTATGCTGAAGATGGAGCAAATATTATGATAAAAAATGGTTGGCTTGAACAGCCTCCAATGGCAGCAGACAGAGATGAGTTAATAAGGGGGGAAAGTAAATAA